From the genome of Papaver somniferum cultivar HN1 chromosome 2, ASM357369v1, whole genome shotgun sequence, one region includes:
- the LOC113352581 gene encoding uncharacterized protein LOC113352581, whose amino-acid sequence MAENTQQFNIRGVPMSQKVNEVTSSPHLEHKIGNMEKMMQQMAVVIIPSYEEEAEQVNAIFPDQQRKRYDPYSNTYNPWRDDPNFSYANTQAVAPGTIFNRLSGFQQQPQPAQNSESSEMLAMMKNLTMMTQNSGKLHSQPINPRETVNVVTLRSSTRTVQPEDAEKSKDPKGPVLEKEITNSSQTDEVPKTNSKPLVSTYIPPLPFPGRFANKKVEQDKEILDVLKKIHVNIPLIDAIRKVPKYARVLKDLCTRKKRLTENEVMSVGENISAILEKELPPKCKDPGSFNIPVVIGNKRFEKAMLDLGASVNVNPASIYESLNLGSLKETRIVLELADRFNVYPRGIIEDVLVQVNQLVFLADFCVLEMDSGSDASIPLLLRRLFMKTAKTVIDVDKGTLAMKFDDENIRFNIFGAMRYPSDVHSDVHANVVDAS is encoded by the exons ATGGCGGAAAACACGCAACAATTCAACATAAGAGGCGTGCCAATGAGTCAAAAGGTTAATGAGGTTACTTCTTCACCGCACTTAGAGCATAAGATTGGTAACATGGAAAAGATGATGCAACAAATGGCCGTAGTAATCATTCCTTCTTATGaggaagaagctgaacaagtgaatgctattTTCCCAGATCAGCAACGAAAACGGTATGATCCTTATTCCAATACTTATAATCCATGGAGAGATGACCCCAATTTCAGCTATGCGAATACGCAAGCAGTAGCTCCAGGGACGATTTTTAATCGCCTTAGTGGTTtccaacaacaaccacaaccagcGCAGAACTCAGAATCATCAGAGATGCTTGCTATGATGAAGAATCTAACCATGATG ACGcagaatagtgggaaactccatTCTCAACCTATTAATCCTAGAGAAACTGTTAATGTTGTGACATTGAGAAGTAGTACACGAACTGTGCAACCGGAAGATGCTGAGAAAAGCAAAGACCCTAAGGGCCCGGTTTTGGAGAAAGAGATTACTAACTCTTCCCAAACCGATGAGGTACCTAAGACGAActctaaacctcttgtttctacTTATATTCCTCCTTTACCGTTTCCTGGCAGGTTTGCTAACAAAAAGGTGGAACAAGACAAAGAGATTTTAGATGTACTCAAGAAGATTCATGTTAATATTCCGTtgatagatgcaattaggaaagtTCCTAAATATGCAAGGGTTTTGAAAGACTTATGCACCAGGAAGAAACGATTAACCGAAAATGAGGTGATGAGTGTGGGGGAAAACATTTCTGCTATCCTCGAAAAGGAACTCCCACCTAAATGCAAGGATCCTGGTAGTTTCAATATACCTGTTGTGATTGGTAATAAAAGGTTTGAAAAAGCTATGCTTGATTTAGGAGCATCGGTTAATGTTAATCCTGCATCTATTTATGAATCTTTGAATTTGGGTTCTTTGAAAGAAACCCGTATTGTTCTTGAACTAGCTGATCGTTTTAATGTTTACCCTAGAGGTATTATTGAAGATGTGCTTGTGCAGGTGAATCAACTAGTATTTCTAGCTGATTTCTGTGTGTTGGAAATGGATAGCGGGTCTGATGCATCTATACCGCTGCTATTAAGGAGGCTTTTCATGAAAACGGCCAAAACCGTTATTGATGTTGACAAAGGAACGCTCGCTATGAAATTTGATGATGAAAATATTCGCTTCAATATTTTTGGAGCAATGCGTTATCCTAGCGATGTTCATTCGGATGTTCATGCTAATGTCGTAGACGCAAGCTAA